The nucleotide sequence ACAAACCACCCAAAGAGGAGAGAAATAATGAAAAAAGATTCGGAAAACTCTATTCGTATCTTGAACAATATAGTTAATGGTTTATATTCTTCTACCGTTACCAATCAACCAGATGCTCTCCCTCTAAATACCAAGGAAAAAGTTTTACGAGTTGCAGTTGGGTCCGATCATGGAGGATTTGAAGCCAAAGAAAAACTGAAAGTTTTTTTAAAAGAGTTGGGTTATCGAGTGACCGATGTTGGGACTTACAATACTGAAAGTGTTGACTATCCTGATTTTGCTCTCAAAGTAGCTTTAAAAGTGAAAAGTGGTGATTGTGAAAGAGGGATTATGATTGATGGAGCTGGAATTGGTTCATCCATGGTTTGTAACAAGGTAAGGGGGATTCGAGCGGCACTATGTTACGACTTAAAAACTATCGTTAATAGCCGTGAGCACAATGATGCAAATCTACTTACGTTAGGTGGCCCACTCCATCCTATTGAACAAATTTATGAAATGGTAAAAGTTTGGTTGGAAACCAGATTTGCTGGTGGAAGGCATTGGAAACGGATTAACAAAATGATGGAAGTTGAAAAAAAGTATTTATAAATTAATAAAACTCAATTTAAGGAGTTCGTTATGAACCAGGAAGAGCTGATCACGAAAATAACTCAAGAAGTCATTAAAAGGTTCAATGAGATAACTCATACGAAAGAAACAACTGGTGTTAAAGGCAAGGGAACCATCTCTGAATGCGAGAGTGGAATAATAATCAATTCTCCGATGGATCTGGCTCCTTTTATTGATCATACTCTTTTAAAGCCAGATGCCAAACAAAGCCAGATTGATCAACTTTGTCAGGAGGCTATCCAGTATCATTTTTGTTCGGTTTGTATTCAACCTTTTTGGGTGAGTTACTGTGCAAAAAAACTCCGCGGAACTGGTGTTAAAGTGTGTACTGTTGTGGGATTTCCATTAGGGGCGAATGACCCAAAAAGTAAAGCCTATGAAACGAGGCAGGCCATTGAAGATGGAGCCCATGAAATTGATATGGTGATTAATATTGGTGCCATGAAATCAGGAAATATAAAAATGGTGGAAGATGACCTCCGGTCAATCAAGAGGGCTTGTCGTCAAACAACAATTTCCAAAGCTATTATTGAAACCTTTCTTTTAACTGATGATGAAAAAGTTATTGCCTGTCAATTAGCCAAAAAAATTGGATATAATTTTGTTAAAACCTCTACTGGTTTTGCAGGTGGAGGTGCAACAGTTCACGATGTAGCTCTCATGAGAAGAACAGTAGGACCCAAAATGGGAATCAAAGCAGCTGGTGGAATTCATAATTTTGAAGAAGCCAAAGCCATGATTGCAGCTGGAGCAACTCGACTGGGAACAAGTTCTGGTGTAAAAATTGTTAATGGTTAAAGGATTTTGAAAATTCTATGGATGAAAAAAATCGAGAAAAAAACCAAATATTAACAGAAATTATAACCGAAACGGTTTATAAGTATTTGGCGGACGCTGGGTTGACTTTGGATCAAGACTTTAACATCCCGGTCGAGGTCTCCAATCGTCATGTGCACCTAACTCGAGAAGCCTTAGATGCTTTATTTGGCCAGAATTATCAGCTAACAAAGGTTCGAGATATATCCCAACCAGGTGAGTTTGCCAGTGATGAAAAGGTGACCTTAGTGAGTTCTAAAATGAGAGTTATTGAAGGTGTCAGGATTGTCGGTCCAGTGAGAGCTTATAATCAAGCTGAATTAACGGTGACCGATAGTTTTATTTTGGGATTAAGTCTTCCGACCCGTTTATCGGGGGATGTAACCGGTTCACAACCTATAACTATGGTGGGTCCAAAGGGAGCAATAAATCTTCCTGAAGGAGCCATCCGGGCTGCTCGCCATATTCATATGACACCTGAAGATGCGGAAAAATATCAAGTAAAAAATAATCAAAGGGTAAAAGTGGAAACCGAAGGAGAAAATGGGGTAATTTTTAAAGATGTAATCATTCGAGTATCGAATAAATGCAAGCTGGCTTTTCATATTGATATTGAAGAAGCCAATGCAGCGAATATTCAAGGAACAATTTATTGCCGAATACTTTACAAGTGAAAGGAACAAAGCGG is from Candidatus Atribacteria bacterium ADurb.Bin276 and encodes:
- the pduL gene encoding Phosphate propanoyltransferase codes for the protein MDEKNREKNQILTEIITETVYKYLADAGLTLDQDFNIPVEVSNRHVHLTREALDALFGQNYQLTKVRDISQPGEFASDEKVTLVSSKMRVIEGVRIVGPVRAYNQAELTVTDSFILGLSLPTRLSGDVTGSQPITMVGPKGAINLPEGAIRAARHIHMTPEDAEKYQVKNNQRVKVETEGENGVIFKDVIIRVSNKCKLAFHIDIEEANAANIQGTIYCRILYK
- the ywlF_2 gene encoding putative sugar phosphate isomerase YwlF, which codes for MKKDSENSIRILNNIVNGLYSSTVTNQPDALPLNTKEKVLRVAVGSDHGGFEAKEKLKVFLKELGYRVTDVGTYNTESVDYPDFALKVALKVKSGDCERGIMIDGAGIGSSMVCNKVRGIRAALCYDLKTIVNSREHNDANLLTLGGPLHPIEQIYEMVKVWLETRFAGGRHWKRINKMMEVEKKYL
- the deoC2_3 gene encoding Deoxyribose-phosphate aldolase 2, which translates into the protein MNQEELITKITQEVIKRFNEITHTKETTGVKGKGTISECESGIIINSPMDLAPFIDHTLLKPDAKQSQIDQLCQEAIQYHFCSVCIQPFWVSYCAKKLRGTGVKVCTVVGFPLGANDPKSKAYETRQAIEDGAHEIDMVINIGAMKSGNIKMVEDDLRSIKRACRQTTISKAIIETFLLTDDEKVIACQLAKKIGYNFVKTSTGFAGGGATVHDVALMRRTVGPKMGIKAAGGIHNFEEAKAMIAAGATRLGTSSGVKIVNG